Proteins encoded in a region of the Bacillus marinisedimentorum genome:
- a CDS encoding APC family permease, whose amino-acid sequence MQEYRKNSLTLVGAVGLGTGVMISAGIFALLGQVAELSGVWFPLIFLIGSIVTAFSSYSYIKMSQEYPSAGGIGMFLVKAYGKGVITASAALMMAISMVINQSLVARTFGTYTLQLFDGQQADWLVPLLGVILITIAFLVNISGNEFIQTFTSIASLIKILGLSAMAIAGIWAADFSFNLAEPGANPPEPGMARYIGAVALTILAFKGFTTITNSGAEITKPKKNVGRAIAFSILISLIVYLLLAWAVSSNLSITETIEAKNYALAEAARPAFGSTGLWMTVILAIIATVTGIIASVFAVSRMLAMLTDMKLIPHSHFGMSGTIQRHTLVYTIVLAMVLTIFFDLTRIASMGAILYLVMDMIIHWGVFRNLRDKVNANPVIVLSALALDGIVLAAFLWIKLQTDILIVIVSVVFIGLVFIAEYVFLKHQTQ is encoded by the coding sequence TTGCAGGAATACAGAAAAAACAGCTTAACACTTGTTGGCGCCGTTGGACTCGGGACCGGGGTTATGATCAGTGCCGGTATTTTCGCACTCCTTGGCCAGGTCGCAGAGCTTTCCGGCGTCTGGTTTCCGCTTATTTTCCTGATAGGGAGTATCGTGACGGCATTCAGTTCTTACTCATATATCAAGATGAGTCAGGAATACCCTTCTGCCGGCGGCATCGGCATGTTTCTCGTAAAAGCATACGGCAAAGGAGTCATCACTGCTTCTGCGGCACTCATGATGGCGATTTCTATGGTCATTAACCAGAGTCTTGTAGCCAGGACATTCGGGACCTATACGTTACAGCTGTTTGATGGACAGCAGGCGGACTGGCTTGTGCCGCTTCTCGGTGTCATTTTGATTACAATAGCCTTTCTCGTTAACATTTCAGGGAATGAATTTATTCAAACGTTCACGTCTATCGCTTCTTTAATTAAAATACTTGGTCTCTCGGCTATGGCGATTGCAGGTATCTGGGCGGCAGACTTTTCTTTCAATCTGGCTGAGCCGGGAGCAAATCCGCCAGAACCAGGTATGGCAAGGTACATCGGGGCCGTTGCCCTTACAATTCTCGCTTTTAAAGGCTTTACCACAATTACAAACAGCGGAGCGGAAATCACGAAGCCAAAGAAGAATGTCGGCCGTGCTATTGCTTTTTCCATATTGATCAGCCTGATTGTTTACTTATTGCTTGCATGGGCAGTCTCAAGCAACCTGTCGATAACGGAGACAATCGAGGCAAAAAACTATGCGCTGGCTGAAGCAGCACGTCCTGCATTTGGAAGCACAGGCCTCTGGATGACCGTCATTCTGGCAATCATCGCGACGGTAACCGGCATTATTGCAAGTGTTTTTGCCGTATCACGCATGCTCGCCATGCTGACGGATATGAAACTGATCCCGCACAGCCACTTTGGCATGTCCGGGACAATCCAGCGGCATACCCTTGTGTATACAATCGTTCTGGCAATGGTTTTAACAATCTTTTTTGATCTGACACGCATCGCTTCAATGGGCGCCATCCTTTATCTGGTGATGGACATGATTATCCACTGGGGTGTGTTCAGAAACTTGCGTGATAAAGTTAACGCAAACCCTGTAATTGTGTTATCCGCACTGGCTCTGGATGGCATTGTTCTGGCTGCTTTCCTGTGGATCAAACTGCAGACAGATATTCTTATCGTGATAGTGTCAGTGGTTTTCATTGGACTGGTTTTCATCGCAGAATACGTTTTCTTAAAACATCAGACTCAATGA
- a CDS encoding TetR/AcrR family transcriptional regulator has product MPKPTFYNLKEEKKKTLIEAARKEFARVSLYEASISNILKTAGIPRGSFYQYFEDKEDAFFYLLNEHARERQEKFISKLKKWDGDLFEATIDLFQSSLEDAKHQNQFIKHVLLNMNYKIEHALTRFFGREPSGGGYSELLPLLDTEIIAVSTEEELFHAMQLIMAVTFHNLVYSIANELTTEDAMQKHRLEIKMLKAGLSEQPC; this is encoded by the coding sequence ATGCCGAAACCAACCTTTTATAACTTGAAGGAAGAAAAGAAGAAAACGTTGATAGAGGCAGCAAGGAAAGAGTTTGCCAGAGTGTCCCTGTATGAAGCCTCCATTTCAAATATCCTTAAGACTGCCGGCATCCCCAGAGGCAGCTTCTATCAATATTTCGAAGATAAGGAAGATGCCTTTTTCTATCTCCTGAATGAGCATGCACGGGAACGGCAGGAAAAGTTCATCTCGAAGCTGAAAAAATGGGACGGAGATCTGTTTGAGGCAACGATAGACCTGTTTCAATCATCGTTGGAAGATGCAAAACATCAAAATCAATTTATTAAACATGTCCTGCTCAACATGAATTATAAAATCGAACATGCATTGACCCGTTTTTTTGGCCGGGAGCCGTCTGGCGGAGGCTACAGTGAATTACTTCCTTTGTTAGATACCGAGATAATTGCCGTCTCAACAGAAGAAGAGCTATTCCATGCGATGCAGCTTATCATGGCTGTCACCTTCCATAACCTGGTCTACAGCATCGCGAATGAACTGACAACAGAAGATGCGATGCAAAAACACAGGCTTGAAATCAAAATGCTGAAAGCCGGCCTCAGTGAACAGCCCTGCTGA
- a CDS encoding MDR family MFS transporter, translating to MENNEHAEQAHITVNKAPLIAVLLSGAFAAILNQTLLATALPHIMRDLNLEASTAQWLTSIFMLVNGVMIPITAFLIERFTTRALFLSAMGLFAAGTFIAAISPNFAILLIGRILQASGAGIIMPLMQTILFLIYPPNKRGSAMGMFGLVISFAPAIGPALSGWLVEHFPWRSLFYVILPIVIIDFIIAYFILKNVTKQTFPKVDILSIILSSFGFGGLLYGFSMAGNTGWGSDQVIISMAVGAITLTLFILRQFKLKQPILEFRVFKNKIFTLSTALGMLMFIAMIGGATVLPILMQNMLGYTAFESGLMLLPGALIMGFMNPATGRLFDKFGARWLAIIGLSLLTISTFMFTNLSPETSFAYLTVVNAVRMLSVAMVMMPVTTAGLNALPINLLPHGTAMNNTMRQVSGAVGTALLVTVMSTAALPDHGVEGLIHGVNVSFIVAGISAVIGLAISFFVKNPEA from the coding sequence ATGGAAAACAATGAACATGCGGAACAGGCACATATAACTGTTAACAAAGCTCCGCTTATCGCCGTTCTGCTTTCAGGTGCTTTTGCTGCGATACTGAATCAGACGCTGCTCGCTACAGCTCTTCCTCATATCATGAGGGACTTGAACCTTGAAGCCAGTACCGCCCAATGGCTGACGTCGATTTTTATGCTTGTGAATGGTGTCATGATCCCGATCACAGCCTTTTTAATCGAGCGATTTACGACCAGGGCGCTGTTTCTTTCGGCAATGGGCCTTTTTGCTGCCGGAACATTTATTGCCGCCATCTCGCCTAACTTTGCCATATTGCTGATCGGAAGAATTCTTCAGGCTTCCGGAGCCGGAATTATTATGCCGCTTATGCAGACGATCCTGTTTCTTATATATCCCCCTAACAAGCGGGGCTCTGCAATGGGAATGTTCGGCCTTGTCATCTCATTTGCACCGGCAATCGGTCCTGCATTATCCGGATGGCTTGTTGAACACTTTCCGTGGAGAAGCTTGTTTTATGTCATTTTGCCGATTGTGATCATCGACTTCATCATTGCTTATTTTATTCTTAAAAATGTGACGAAACAAACGTTTCCGAAAGTTGATATTCTTTCCATTATCCTGTCTTCATTCGGATTCGGCGGCTTGCTGTATGGATTCAGTATGGCAGGCAACACCGGCTGGGGAAGCGACCAAGTCATCATTTCAATGGCTGTTGGAGCGATCACGCTTACTCTGTTCATTTTAAGGCAGTTCAAATTGAAACAGCCGATCCTGGAGTTTCGGGTATTTAAAAACAAAATATTCACCCTGTCAACAGCCCTTGGCATGCTCATGTTCATAGCAATGATTGGCGGAGCGACCGTTCTCCCGATCCTCATGCAAAACATGCTTGGTTATACAGCCTTTGAATCAGGGCTGATGCTATTGCCGGGTGCACTCATTATGGGGTTTATGAATCCTGCCACAGGACGGCTTTTTGATAAATTTGGAGCCAGATGGCTGGCTATTATCGGCCTTAGCCTGCTGACCATCTCCACATTTATGTTTACCAACCTGTCTCCTGAAACGTCCTTCGCTTATCTCACGGTCGTCAATGCAGTAAGGATGCTGAGTGTCGCTATGGTGATGATGCCAGTCACAACGGCCGGCCTTAACGCACTGCCGATTAATTTGCTTCCGCATGGCACAGCCATGAACAACACGATGCGGCAAGTATCCGGAGCCGTTGGAACAGCGTTGCTTGTCACGGTCATGTCGACTGCAGCACTGCCGGATCATGGTGTCGAAGGGCTGATTCATGGCGTGAATGTTTCATTCATCGTAGCAGGCATTTCCGCGGTCATCGGTTTGGCCATATCGTTTTTCGTTAAAAATCCTGAGGCATAA